The Aureibacter tunicatorum genome segment CTTGCCAGTTTCTAATTGAGCGGTACTTTGCTCTTTTTTCTCATTACTGCGTCCATAGTTGGTATACATGGTTGCGGATACTGTTACTGGACCAGTGATTCTTTGTCTAGATTCGCTGTAATAATTTATTTCAACAATATAGTTTCCTGAAATTGCTTGTTTGATCAAAAATTCTTCGGGACCATATCCTTGAGTAAAATCCTTGCTGATTTTGCCTTTGATTTTTGTTGTTGTGTTTTTGTAATAACACTTTTCATTTCGTGGATCTGTCACCCACAGATCAATATCATTGTCGTTGCTGCTCCAGTCAATCACAATTTTTATGTCTACCGGCATTTCTTTTATAAGAGATGAGTCTAATCTGCTCGTGTCAATACTATCTTTGTGGAGAGTTATTAAATGATTGATTTCGGTAAGTACAACTTCTTTGATTGGCTCAAATCTTCCCCATTCTTTATTTAGTATCATGGCAAAATGATCAAATGCAGCTTGATAATCACCTGATTCCTCAAGACACAAAGCTAGATCTCGATAAGATTGAGGCTCTTCAGGTCGTAACTTTAATATTTCTTTATACAACTCTATGGCGAAAGAATATTGCTGCGCTTGCCTAAAACGTCTTGCTGTTGTTTTTAATAGCTCCGGATTTTCAAGATCCATTTCGACGATGTTGGAAAGAATTTCACTTGCTCGTTGACTCTTGCCTTGTAGAAAATACCAATCTGCTACTTGAATGAAAAACGCAGGACGCTTAAGGTTTTGCATTTTTAGGCTATAGTATATGGATTCAAGATTTTCATCAGAGGCATTTTTGATAAAAGATAGATATTCCGCGTTCGATTCCCATGGCAGTAATTTAATAGAAGATTTATTGGAAATATTTTCTTTTGTTTTTAAATATCCAGCTCTACCGCTATTATTTCTCATTCTTATTGAATTAGAACTATTATTTGAAAACTCCTCTACAGCTTCTTCCTCCATGGGAGCCTCTTCAAGTATAACCTCTTCAAGTTCGGAATCTTCTTCTATTTCAATATCAAAGTCAACCTCGATTTCTTCCTCTCTTTCATCATTTGAAAAATTAACAGGAGGGGGAGGGGGTTGAGTAGTTTGTGGAATATCTATGACTTCTTCCAAGTCGCTATCCATTTGAAAATTAGTTTTTTTCTTTTGAGAAATTTTTGTATTGTCATACCAATAAGATAGTTTATTCATGTAGTTTTGGGAGAAGGCAAGTACTTGTTCATGAGATACCTTGGCAGGTATTGGTTTTCGCTTTAACATTCGATAATAAGCTTCTTGCATGCTTGGTGGAGGTACAATTTCATGCGTAACATAATCTCTAAGATTATCCAGCACGATAAATGAAGTTCCTTTGCTTAGTATGCTATGTTTTTTGCTCAGATTTAAAATCTCAGATCTGTTTGTCTCATAATTCATCGATAATTCATCCAGTTTTCCAGAAGCCCAAGCTCTTTTGGCCCAATGATGTTTTTTAGCTTTCTTAGCACTGATGGCTATGGTTTTTGTTTGGGTGATTCTTCCATCTTTGCCAAAATTCAAAATTAGCATGGCTTCTTCTCCAATCATTTTACCGGTTATGAAGATTTCTTTGTCTACTACATAAGGTGTTTTAGGGTATATTTCAACTGCATTTCCATTTTTAACTTTGATGTTTATTAGTTTTTCCTTGGAGACATTTAACTCATTTATGGCTTGATCAATATCTTGGGTATGCAAATCTATAAATCGACCATCGCTTTCTTTTGAAACACGTTTTAATAAACTATAATTGCTTCCCAGAGATGAAACTATTGTATGAATAGGAATCAAACTAATTTCATTCTTGACGAGGGGGTGATATATTTTATCTTTGCCTATAGTATTGATGCCATCTGAAAATAAAAGAATTTCATCGTATTTATAATCTTTTATTGTTGAAAAGATATTGTCAATTTGGGTAGCTCCGTCATATTCGAGCGAATTTACCTTTTCCATGATGTTATCATGGTTATTATGCAATTTAAAAGTAGTTATGTATTTTGAATAAATATTAAATGAGTATAAGTCAATTTTTGCTTTGGGATTATATTTTGAAATCATTTGCAGATACTGACTCAGAAATTCTTTTTCCTTGAGCTTTTGGTCATTGTTTGCAGAAGATGAAATATCCCAATAAATAGCTATACGGTTTGGGGTTGGCTTTAAGGAAGTGGACAGTTCGGGAATAGATGTTTGTAATTGAAAAAATGTGATTCCTTGTTCTTCATGAGTAAATAAATGAAATTTGTCATGATCCAGTTTGGGTAGAGCGAATGTAATGGCCTCTGATGGGATGTAATTGTTTCTCTCAAATTTGTATATAGAAGAGTTGTGTTGCTTGTCAAAGGAGAAGTTTTGATGATTAATTTTATCATTAACTTCAAGGTTCTTGTTAAGAACATTTACATTCAGCTTGAAATTTCCTATAGATTGGTCGCTATTAAGTGGAAGTGTGTATTTTAAATGGTTATTTTTTGTAGACAGGTTTTCCGACCACGCGATGACTACTCTTTTTGTGCCATTTGCGGGTATCGGATAAATTTGTGTTTTGAAGATATTGCCTTTGGTAATTTGAATAATGCCAGGGTCAATTTTTCGTCTTACAATGGTTTCGTATGTTTGACGAGCTTTTACTTTTTCGATCACTACGCCTTCCCTCAGTTCGCCATTGATATCAAGCGCATATCTGCATATTTCCTGATCAGCTTTCAAGGGTAAAACAAAGTCGCCTTCGAGGATCAAGTTGGTATGATTAGCAAAAAGCATATCGCAAGTTGTTACTGCGATATTGCCAATGATTTCGACACTGACATGCATTCTTTGTATTTCCAGATTTGTTTTTTTGCCATTTTCAGAGACTTTTAATGTCGGGGTTTGTGCAACTAAAGTCACGGATAATGACATGAGGAAAAATAACAAAAAATAGTTTCTCATATAAATATAATTTCAAAGTAGTAATAGTATTTAAAAAGTCATTTTTGGTTATTTTGATAACGATATAAGCTTGATATATTGTATTTAACTGCAAATAATTGTATAAGGTGTGCTATGAGTTTTTTGATATAAATTGAAAATAGAAAGAAATTCTCTTTTTAAGCGCATTAACTCACAAAACCATCCAAAGCGGCTATGGCGCGCATCATAATTCCTTTGTATGTATAAGAATCGAATTCAGAAGTGTATTCTTGCTCTACCCAGCGACGAAGTTCCATCATCATTTTTGTCACATCATCATTGGAAATGGTTCTGAAATCAACAGGGTAGTTTCGACTTTTGAAATTTGTATATAGCTCTCTGGCTTTTTTCAGTGCCTGTTTCAACACATCGATATCATAATAGGTTGAGCCTCGATGATATTGGTTGGGTTTGAATAAGCCGTTTCCATAAATTTGCAAGAAGTCCGAATCCATGGTTTCGGGGTTGAACAACTCTAAATATTCACTTACCATTGGCGAGTCGAATTGTATCAATGCTTTACGAAGTTCTTCTCTAGCACTGACTTCTTGGAATGACAAATGAAGAGCTCCTTCGCAATATTCCTCAGTAAGCAAGGGGTTTTTGTATTGAGGAATATCTTTTTTCAGAGCAGCCCTTGCTTTATTCATCACCCATTTCATATCAATTTGATCGCCAGTTCTTGCATGTTCTATTTCGCTGATTAATCGGTGTTCAGCGCTGGATTTTATTCTGTTAATGCACCATGATAGATTTTTCAGGTGATCGGATGCACCTTTTTTATATCCTTTTCTTCTTACTTCATCAAATTCTTTTTGCACTACTTTTAGATAGCTTCTGTAAGTAGCGTCTTTTTGCCTAGGCACTTCAAAAAATGTATTGAAAAGGTCAGCGTCGGTTAAAGCTTTGGCAGATCCCTTTTTTGTAGCGGCTTTTTTGGTTGATTTAGCTTTAGTCGGTGGTACAAAAGAAGGAATCGAAGCTGAGTCGTCAATAAACGCCCAGTCATCTCCAAGCATGGAAGCCTCCAAAGATGCTTCATGCTCGCCTATGCGCATTTGAGGAAAAGGAAGCTCTTCCGGTGAAGTGACTCCGGCACCTTTTTTCATTGTTGTTAATTCTTTTCTCTTTCCAGGTTTGATCGTCGGTTCAGCGCCTTGAAAATACATGGACTGTTCCAGTTCGCTTTCGGGGTGATATGATTTCCGGGAACTTGGCGGTGTAAGAGCCGAGGCGGTGGATTTTAATTCTCTAGGTTTTTCTTTTACAGGTCGCTCTTCTTCAATTGAAGCGAGTGGCTCTAAAGGGTGATGGCTTACTTTTTTACCTTTCAGAGCTAAAGTTTTTGGGTTTTCAATTAGAAAGTGGGTAGAATCTTCAAAACCTCTGTCTGTTTCTGACGCTTCTGGTGGTTTAGGTGTTAAGTCGGGAAGCATTTTGGGCGTATTGTCAACATATGTATCGCCTACTTTGATGACTTCCATGGAAAATTCAAAATCTTTGGGTGGAAGCTTGCTTGCCCCTTTAGCCCCAGCAACTGGCGGGGACTTTTTTTTCTCATCTTCTTTTTTCAATTTTCTTTTTTGAGGCATAGGTTAAGCTTTCCTATACATTTAAGATGAAATTGAATTAAAAGTTATTTGACAAAAAAATATTGGTAATGTGTAAAAATTAGAGTTCGTCAAATTCTTCTTCGAGCTGTCTGGCTAGTTGTTGATGAGCTTGAGCGTTTAGATGCAGTTTTTCTTTTTCTTCTTTGCTGGCTCTTAAGATTTGGCGGGTTGTTTCTGGAATATCCCGCATATAAACTGTGCTGATGCCTGCTTCAGGGCTTGCGCAAGCTCCGTCGCTTTGTGTTTGTCCAAATTCCAACATATCGCTATCAAATGCTGCCGGACTTTCAAATGGCTGGCTTGTTGTTGGAGCCGTTTCGATGACAAGCATGCCTTCCTCTTTGTAAGGAGCTATGGATCTATTTCTGTGTGGATGAATGATATCAATTCCCAAGTCAGCGGCTATTTTCATAAATGCTCTCAAAGCATCTGCCTGATTGGGGATGAATGATCTGGCGATTTGCCCAAGTGCCTCAGTTCTCAAACCTAAGAAGGTTAAACGATCTTTATTCCCATATTTCTTTTTATAATATTGGTAATGCTCCAGCCATTCTACAACTTGATAATTGAGTCTTGTAGCGCTTAACCTCAAGCTCATATGATGTAGCTTGCTGAGCTTGTCATGATCTATTTGTTGGTGGCTTCCGCTTTTTCTTACCCATTGGAGTTGCAAGTCGCGATGAAGCTGTTCCATTTCGTTCCAATCTCCAGATCTCCAGCCAAAGAAGGATTTTTTTTGTTTATGATCGCTGATATCCAGAGCAATCATGTCCAAAAATTCACCGACTTTTACTAGCAAATGGTCATCCATATCCCACACATTGTCAAACCAAGGATCTTCAGCCCAACTTGCTCCTTTGCTAAAGGGCTCGGTGAGCCTGAGACATTCATTGGAAAAGTATTCGGGATGCTCTTCGCCAATCTTTGAGATGAATGCTTTGATTCTTTCCAAGCCCGACTCTGTTGTGACTCTCAGCACTAATGAATCCGGTCTCATATGCAAATCTCTGAGTGGCGCGATTGTGAGTTTTCTGACAGCGAGCTCGCCGATGACTTCTTTGTCATCCAGCAGTGGAGCTATTCTACGGACAAGTTCACCGATATAAGGGCCTTTGACATTTAAATAAACATCGAACTTAAAAGGTCTTGACGGCGTTGCAATGTCTGTTTTTTTATCGCTGACAGGGTCTTTTTTTTGAGCCAGCAAACCGTAGAAATAACTTAAGAAAGGCTCATAAGATGCAATTTCCCTTAATTTTGACGCATCTAAGGATATATCTTTTTTCCCTTTAAGTGTAAGTTTAAAGTTGCTTGTTGGACGAGATTTAATTACTTCCAAGATTTCATGAACGGATTTTTTTTGATCGCTCTCTGAGTGGAAAGGCTTCGAATGACTAGATCGTACATATTTGGAGAATAGGTATTTTTGATAAGTTGTTGAGTAATCATAGCCGGGTTCGCCATAGAACCTTCGAGTTCTGCATTCTTCAAACATTCTCATAAATTGAAGAAAAGATTTGTCTGGAGGCGGTAGTTCAATGTTTTCTTCTTTTACCCAAAAATCTTCTTTTACTCCCCTTTTGAAACCCGCATACCATTTGCCTTTCATTTCTCCGGAATGGAATTTCAAGAACTTTTCATCATCGATAATTATGGTGCGATTTTCCGATAGCTTGATAGAGTATACGGGAGTAGGTTCTTTGCTAGCTTTGCAAGCATGGCCATATGTTAGTTTTTTGATTCTTGCAGGCCTGAATTGGGCTTGTATAGGAGGCAAATTTTGTATGTCAGGCGGTAATTTGCATGATACAGGAGTATTATTTTTAAATCGACGAGTAGATCCAAAGGAGGAACGTGCATTCGCTTTTTTGTCATACTCTATTGTTACCAATTTAATTTGCTTTCTGTATTTAATTAGAAAACAGAATGAGTCGCTTAGTGTTTGTGATTGTCAATATTTAAGAAATACGACTTGAAAAAATACTCTCTGAATAGAACCTTCAGAGAGTATTCTACTTAATAGAACCTTTCTATTATGACTGAATCGCTATCGCTGATCTTATGACGGGCTTTTTTCAATGGTTGGTATTCCGGATCATTGTAGAATCCATAAGCATTTTCCTTAGATGGAAACTCCAATATTACTAATCTTCCTTTTGGTATTTCGCCTTCCAATGAAGGCGGATTTTCAGCCATTGCAAAAGTTTTGCCTCCATATTTTTCAACGATGGCAATTGCGTGGTTTAGATAGATTTCATTGAAAGATTCATGATCTTCTATACGCACAAATGCGATCATGTAAGCGGGCTTGGCAACTGTTGTTTGTTGATGATTCATAATGCTATGTTTTAGATTAACAAGAAATGAGTATTTAATTAGAGCTTTAATCCAGAAAGAGAAGGTTTGCGAAGCATTGTGCCTGTATAAAGAAATATTGCCAGCATTATTCCAGGCAAGGGGGAATAATTAGCGACAATTTCTGCGACAATGATTCCGCCTGTATAGGAACATAATAGAAAAAATCCGATGTTGCTGACTCTTGGAATCCAATATATAATCACGCAAGCGATTTCGAGCATGCCGATGAATAGTGTCATTTCTCCAATATGAGGAATGCGTTTCATCGCTTCGACCATCCATTCAATGCCCAGTATTTTATTGCTGCCACTAAAAACGATCATTAATGACGGCAAAATAGATAAGACATAGCCTGAAATTTTTCTTGCTTTGCTGATTTGACTTTCGTGTAACTTCATCACAATG includes the following:
- a CDS encoding VIT domain-containing protein, with amino-acid sequence MRNYFLLFFLMSLSVTLVAQTPTLKVSENGKKTNLEIQRMHVSVEIIGNIAVTTCDMLFANHTNLILEGDFVLPLKADQEICRYALDINGELREGVVIEKVKARQTYETIVRRKIDPGIIQITKGNIFKTQIYPIPANGTKRVVIAWSENLSTKNNHLKYTLPLNSDQSIGNFKLNVNVLNKNLEVNDKINHQNFSFDKQHNSSIYKFERNNYIPSEAITFALPKLDHDKFHLFTHEEQGITFFQLQTSIPELSTSLKPTPNRIAIYWDISSSANNDQKLKEKEFLSQYLQMISKYNPKAKIDLYSFNIYSKYITTFKLHNNHDNIMEKVNSLEYDGATQIDNIFSTIKDYKYDEILLFSDGINTIGKDKIYHPLVKNEISLIPIHTIVSSLGSNYSLLKRVSKESDGRFIDLHTQDIDQAINELNVSKEKLINIKVKNGNAVEIYPKTPYVVDKEIFITGKMIGEEAMLILNFGKDGRITQTKTIAISAKKAKKHHWAKRAWASGKLDELSMNYETNRSEILNLSKKHSILSKGTSFIVLDNLRDYVTHEIVPPPSMQEAYYRMLKRKPIPAKVSHEQVLAFSQNYMNKLSYWYDNTKISQKKKTNFQMDSDLEEVIDIPQTTQPPPPPVNFSNDEREEEIEVDFDIEIEEDSELEEVILEEAPMEEEAVEEFSNNSSNSIRMRNNSGRAGYLKTKENISNKSSIKLLPWESNAEYLSFIKNASDENLESIYYSLKMQNLKRPAFFIQVADWYFLQGKSQRASEILSNIVEMDLENPELLKTTARRFRQAQQYSFAIELYKEILKLRPEEPQSYRDLALCLEESGDYQAAFDHFAMILNKEWGRFEPIKEVVLTEINHLITLHKDSIDTSRLDSSLIKEMPVDIKIVIDWSSNDNDIDLWVTDPRNEKCYYKNTTTKIKGKISKDFTQGYGPEEFLIKQAISGNYIVEINYYSESRQRITGPVTVSATMYTNYGRSNEKKEQSTAQLETGKKTLKIAELAFKPDSI
- a CDS encoding DUF1330 domain-containing protein, which translates into the protein MNHQQTTVAKPAYMIAFVRIEDHESFNEIYLNHAIAIVEKYGGKTFAMAENPPSLEGEIPKGRLVILEFPSKENAYGFYNDPEYQPLKKARHKISDSDSVIIERFY
- a CDS encoding DoxX family protein, encoding MKLHESQISKARKISGYVLSILPSLMIVFSGSNKILGIEWMVEAMKRIPHIGEMTLFIGMLEIACVIIYWIPRVSNIGFFLLCSYTGGIIVAEIVANYSPLPGIMLAIFLYTGTMLRKPSLSGLKL